In the genome of Streptomyces sp. Tu 3180, the window CGAGAAGGTCGCCGTCCCGGCCGGGCAACTGCTGCCCGTCCCGGCGGGGCTCGGCCTCAAGCAGGCGGCGGCGCTCCCGGAGGTCGTCTGCACGGTCTGGTCGAACGTCTTCATGGTCGCCCACCTCCGCCCCGGCGAGACCCTCCTCGTGCACGGCGGCTCCAGCGGCATCGGCACCATGGCGATCCAGCTGGCCAAGGCCGTCGGCGCGAAGGTCGCCGTCACCGCGGGCACCGGGGAGAAGCTGGAGCGGTGCGCCGAACTGGGCGCCGACATCCTCATCAACTACCGCGAGCAGGACTTCGTCGCCGAACTGGAGCGGGCCACCGACGGCGCCGGCGCGGACGTCATCCTCGACAACATGGGGGCCAAGTACCTGGACCGCAACGTCCGGGCCCTCGCCGTCAACGGCCGGCTCGCGATCATCGGCATGCAGGGCGGCGTCAAGGGGGAGCTGAACATCGGCGCCCTCCTCCGCAAGCGCGCCGCCATCAGCGCCACCTCGCTGCGGGCCCGTCCGCTGGAGGAGAAGGCGGCGATCGTGGCGGCCGTGCGGGAACACGTGTGGCCGCTCGTCGCCGACGGCCACGTCCGTCCGGTGATCGACCGCGAGATCCCGATGCCGGACGCGGCCGCCGCCCACCGGGTCGTGGAGGACAGCGGCCACATCGGGAAGGTGCTGCTGGTCACGCCGCGCTGAGCGGCGCCGGAACGCCGGGCACGGGGCCCGGGCGCGCCGGCGTCGGCCGTCCGGACGCCACGGCGGGGTCCGGTCCCGCGCTCGGCGCGGTACGCCGGCCGCGTCCGCCGCAGGGGCGGCCGTTTCCGCGCCCGGTCAGGACAGACCGCTGCTCTGGCGCATGCGCAGCGCGACGAAGGCGAGGCCCAGGCCGAGGCCGATGAGCACCAGTCCGCCGCCGAGCGGCAGGATCCGCAGGGCGGGCTCCATGGGGCGCTCGGCGCTCGTGACGGAGTCCGGCGCGGGTGTCCGCGACGGCGAGGAGGACACGGGAACCGCCGCCTGCGACGTCGGCGTCCTCGGTGCCCTCGGTCTCCGGGGGACGATGTCGCCGCTGCCGGGTGCCCGGAACACGGTGTCGTCGTCCTCCCGGCGCGGTACGTCGGGCAGACGGCCGACGCCCGCCGCGTCCGGCCACTCGATCCCGGCGTCGGTGCCCGGTCTCCTCGGCGGGGCGCCCGGTTTCCTCGGCACGGCGCCGGGGCCCCCGTCGTGGGCCTCGTCCCTTCCGTGCTTCCTCGCCTCGCCCTTTCCGCGTTTCCCCGTGCCGTGCGGAGCCTCCTCGGCCGCCTTCCTCCGTGGCTCGGGCCGTTCCCGCCCCTCACCGGCCCGGCTCCCGGCCCGGGACGGCTCGCCCGAGGGGGAGGCGGAGGGAGAGGCGGAGGCGGAGGGAGAGGCGGAAGAGGAGGGGGAGGAGGAAGGAGAGGGAGAACGGGACGTGAGGCCGTCGCTCTGCCCGGCGCCGGCGCCGGCGCCGGCACCGGCACCGGCGCCCGGCGGTCCCTCCGCCGCGTGCGCCGCGGGCATGCCGAAGGGCGTCGTGACGGGGCCGTACGGCATCGTCACCGCTCCCGTCCCCAGGGCGATCCCCGCCCCCAGGACGACCCCCGCCCGCAGGACGTTGCCCGCCCCCGTCGCCCCCCTTGTGCGCAGCCTTGGAGCCACGGTCGTGACCTCCCGCGCCGGCCGGTGCGCGTGCGCACCGCCGGCTAGATGGGCCGGATGGACGCCAACAGCCTCCCATCGCGCCACGATCCCGGCATTCCGGATACGTCCGTCGGGTCGACCCCCGACCCCGCACGGCCGAGTGGCGCGTCCGCCCGCTCCGGCACGGCGGATCGAGCATCTCCGGGGGCACCGCCGTGGGGAGGCACCGGCGTGCGAGAGAATGGCGGCATGGAGATGCCGAGGAACGAACGGTCGCCGGAGAACCCGCAGATCCTGGTCGTCGGCCAGGACGGTATGGCGCTCAGCGGCAGCACCGGGGACGAGGACTCCCGCGAGACCCCGGTGACGGAGCAGGTGGAGCAGCCCGCGAAGGTCATGCGGATCGGCAGCATGATCAAGCAACTGCTGGAGGAGGTGCGCGCCGCTCCTCTGGACGAGGCCAGCCGGGCCCGGCTCAAGGAGATCCACGCCAGCTCGGTGAAGGAGCTGGAGGACGGTCTGGCACCCGAGCTGGTCGAGGAACTGGAGCGGCTCTCCTTGCCCTTCACGGACGAGGCGACCCCGAGCGACGCCGAACTGCGGATCGCCCAGGCCCAGTTGGTGGGCTGGCTGGAGGGCCTGTTCCACGGCATCCAGACCACGCTCTTCGCCCAGCAGATGGCCGCGCGCGCCCAGCTGGAACAGATGCGCCGCGCCCTCCCGCCGGGCGTGGGCGACGGCCACGAGGACGCCCACCCGGGCCCCCGTTCGGGCGGGCCGTACCTGTAAGCGTCCTTGACCACGGGAAGGGGCCCGGCATCCGGTGCCGGGCCCCTTCATTACGCCGTCACGCCCCGTACGGCCCTCGCGCCCCGCGCGGGTACGGCCGGGGGTCAGGTCAGGACGGGGGGTTGCCCGTCGAGACCTTGAGGGTGATCTCGGGCATGTTCCCGGGGTCCACGTCCGTGCCCGCCGGCGGGAACTGGTCCCTGACGGAGCCCTCGCCGTAGGTGTTCTCGTCGACCTTGACGATCTTGAAGCTTCCCCAGCCGGCGGCCTGGAAGCACTCCTTCACCGACTTGATGTACTTGTACCTGAAGTCGGGGAGCCGGATCTTCTCGGGGTCGTTGTACGACTCCTCCGGCTCCTCGCACTCCTCCTTGTCGATCGTCTTCGTCGTGTCCGGCCCGCGGTAGCCCGCCGCCTTGCTCGCCGACGCCGACGCCGAGGCGCCGCCTTTGCCCTGGTTCTCCTCGCCACCGCCGCCGTTCAGCGTCAGGGCCGCGACCAGGCCGCCGACGGCGAGGAGGGAGACGACGACCGAGCCGATGATCACCGGCTTGTTGCTCCGGCCGCCGCCCGAGCCGCCGGGGGCCGGGGTGTGGGGCGCGATGGTGTACGGCGGCGGGGTCGACGGTCCCTGCTGCGGGGAGTAGGCCGACGGGGCGGGCGCCTGGTAGCCGCCCTGGTGCGGGTAGCCGTACGCGGGGGACGGGGCGGACGGTGCCGGGGTGCCGTACGGGTTCTGGTGCGGCGCCGGGGCCGGCTGGTACGGCGTCTGGACGTTGCCCGTGGGCGCCGGGGTCGCCTGGTCCACCGGCGGGAACACCGCGGAGCCGACGCCCGCGCCGCTGGGCGCCTGCGTGCCGGGGACGATGCTCGGCGGGGCCGCGTGGAAGGACTGCGCCACCCGCAGGCACTCGTCGCGCATGGACTCCGCGCTGGGGAAACGCTCGTTCGGGTTCTTCTTCAGCGCGCGGGAGATCAGCGCGTCCACGGCCGGCGGCAGCGAACGGTTGATCGAGGACGCCGTCGGCGGATCCTCCTGCACGTGCGCGTACGCGATGGCCAGCGGCGAGTCCGCGTCGAACGGCAGCCGCCCGGTGACCAGCTGGAACAGCATGATGCCGACCGAGTACAGGTCGCTGCGCGCGTCCACGCCCCGGCCGAGCGCCTGCTCCGGCGAGAGGTACTGCGGGGTGCCGACGACCATGCCGGTCTGCGTCATCGACGTCACGCCGGACTGCATGGCGCGGGCGATGCCGAAGTCCATGACCTTGACCACACCGCGCTTGGTCATCATCACGTTGCCCGGCTTGATGTCCCGGTGGACCAGCCCCATCTCGTGGCTGATCTCCAGCGCCGCCAGCACGTCCGCGGTGATCTTCAGCGCCTTGTCGGCGGGCATCGCGCCGTACTGCCGCACGTCCTCGTCGAGCACCGAGCCGAGCGGGCGGCCCTCGACGTACTCCATGACGATGTACGGCATCGTCATGCCGTCCACGTCGTCCTCGCCGGTGTCGAAGACCGACACGATGTTGGTGTGCGTGAGTTTCGCCACGGACTGGGCCTCGCGGCGGAAGCGCTCGCGGAAGGCCTGTTCCCGGCCGAGTTCCGTGTGCAACGTCTTGATGGCGACCTGGCGGTCGAGCACGCTGTCGTAGGCCAGGTGCACCGAGGCCATGCCGCCCTGGCCGAGCAGGTCCCGCAGTTGGTACCGCCCGCCGGCGAGCGCCCGTCCCGCGCCTCGGCCCTGTGCGCCGTCCTGGCTCATGTTCCGCTTCCCCCGTGGCCTCTCCGGCGCCGCCGTCGGTGACCGATCCGTCGTAGATCCCATGTGCTATTCCCGGCCAAGTCTGCCCCAGGGCACTGACACGTCAAGCGCGGTGCCCGTTCCGTGACCGTACGCGAAAGAAGCGTCGCGGAAGCGTTACAGGGGTCGTGCGGCCGGTACACAGAATTTGCACGACAGTACGGAGTGCGGGTTTGATGACCGGTCCGTCTCGTGCCGGTCCTGGCGACCCGTCCCGGACCGGAGGCTTGCGCGGAGGCTGTAGCGTGGCCGACGGAGACCGTAACAACACCGCGCGCACCGCGGGCAGAAACGACGGCGAGGACTGATGGCACAGCAGCAGCGCGCTCAGGGCCCGTCCGACCCCGAGGCGACTGGCGGCGGCATGTCGGACGCGCCGGACAACTGGGGTAACGGCGGGCTTGTCGGCGACGGCCGGTACCGGTTGACCCACAGGCTCGGCCGGGGCGGCATGGCCGAGGTGTTCGCGGCCGAGGACGTGCGCCTCGGGCGCACGGTGGCCGTCAAGCTGCTGCGCTCCGACCTCGCCGAGGACCCGGTGTCCAAGGCGCGCTTCACGCGCGAGGCGCAGTCGGTGGCCGGCCTCAACCACCATGCCATCGTCGCCGTGTACGACTCCGGCGAGGACGCCGTCGGCGGCCAGTCGGTGCCGTACATCGTGATGGAGCTGGTCGAGGGCCGCACCATCCGCGACCTGCTGATGAACGCGGAGGCGCCGGGCCCCGAGCAGGCGCTGATCATCGTCTCGGGCGTCCTGGAGGCGCTGGCCTACTCGCACCAGCACGGCATCGTGCACCGCGACATCAAGCCGGCCAACGTCATCATCACCCACAACGGCGCCGTGAAGGTGATGGACTTCGGCATCGCCCGCGCGCTGCACGGCGCGTCCACGACGATGACGCAGACCGGCATGGTCATGGGCACCCCGCAGTACCTCTCGCCGGAGCAGGCGCTCGGCAAGGCCGTCGACCACCGCTCCGACCTGTACGCCACCGGCTGCCTGATGTACGAACTGCTGGCGCTGCGGCCCCCCTTCACCGGTGAGACGCCGCTGTCGGTGGTCTACCAGCACGTCCAGGACATCCCCACGCCCCGTCGGAGGCCTCGGACGCCTGCCCGCCGGAGCTGGACGGGCTGGTCATGCGCTCCCTCGCCAAGGACCCCGACGACCGCTTCCAGACGGCCGAGGAGATGCGCGGGCTGGTCCAGTACGCGCTGCAGATGCTCTACGAGCAGGGCGGCCACACCGGCACCTGGAACACCGGCCCGGTGGACACGCACGAGGGCCGGCACACCCCGGCGGCGGGCTTCGCGGGCACGACCGTGATGCCGCACCCGGACGTCTCCGGCACGGCGGCGATCCCGCAGCCGATCCTGCCCACCGGGTACGGCGGCGGGGACGACGGCGGCTTCGAGGGCAACGGCAACCAGGGCAGCGGACGCGGCAAGCTGTGGATCCTCGCGGTGCTCGCGGTGATCGCCATCACGGCGGGCGTCGCGCTGGCGCTGAACAGCGGCGGCGGCGGTGGCGGTGGCGGGGGCGACACCACCAAGTCGCCGACCACCTCGCAGACCACCGAGGAGGAGAAGCCCAGCGAGTCCCCGAGCGACGAGGAGACCGAGGAGCCGACCGACCCCGGCACGGACCCTGGCACCGGCACGGGGACGGGCGGCGACTGGAACCAGTCGTACACGCCGTCCCAGACGCCGCCGCAGACGGTGACGGAGGAGCCGACGGACCAGCCCACGGACGAGCCGACGGGCGAGCCGAGCGGTGAGCCCTCGGAACCGCAGACGCCGACGGATCCCGAGACCCAGTCGCCCCCTCCGACGGGCGGCACCGGGGTGATCGAGGGCTCGACCAACGGCGGCTCGGAGGGCGGCGACGGGATCGGCGGCTGACGCGCGGCCGGTCGGCCCGGCCGCGTCGGTCCCTCTCCCTCCGCGAATCACCCCTCTCGCGGACCATCCCCCTGGCGAGCGCTCCCCTGAACGCGCCGCGTCGTGCTCCCGGGGCCACCGCACCGCCGGTGCCGTGGTGCCGCAGTGTTGCGGTGCCGCGGCGGCCGGGAGCCGTGCGGGTGCCGCCGCGCTCGTGGTGCCGGCGGAGCACCCGGAAGCCGTCGAGGCGTTCCCACCCGTTCCCCCCGTCCGGCGCACCGCCGCCACCGCCCGGGTGGCGCCTCCCCCGGTGGAGCACGTCGAACGGGTGGAAGTCCCCGCGCCCCCGCCCCGCCGCAGCCCCGCACGCAGGACGCCGGCCGGTGCACCGCCGCGGCGGACCGTGGCGCGCCGTAACAGGTCGTGGCAGGCGCAGCGGTGCGCCCGGCGGGGACGCGTTCGGTACGGGGGTGGTCCACGGAGGCGCGACACGCGGAAGATGTCGGGGCGATCCCGCGCGCCCCTGAGCTGCGTCTTGTCACATACGGTCGTTCCCGGTCGCCGAGCGTGCTCGAATCGACGCCGATCGCGGGGCTCAACCCTTCCCGTGTCCGGGGTGACCGGGATAACGTGCCGTTGCTCCGGCCTCCTGCAAGGCTGTGACCAGCGCGCTTCCAGGCCTTGCCGATTTACTTGGAAATCCAAGCAAAAACGCAGGTCAGAGGAGGTTTCACAGATATGTGGAGCACTGGGTAACGTGCTTGTTGCAGGGCGCTCGCCGGGGCACCTGTCACGCCTGTTCCCGGTCGAGCGGCACCTACCCCGTGCCCGGTGGTCGAGAACAGGTGAGCCGCACTGGCCTACCGGCAACCCCGGGGGCCGGACCGACGGAGGAGCACACGTGACCGTGGAGAGCACTGCCGCGCGCACACCGCGACGCAGCGCCGGAACGAAGGCCGGCACCACCGGCACCAAGCGCACCACCAGCACCACGAAGAAGGCCGCCGGCGCCCGGAAGGACGCCGGGAAGAGCGCCGAGCCCGCCCTCGTCCAGCTGCTGACGCCCGAGGGCAGGCGCGTCAAGAACGCCGAGTTCGACAAGTACGTCGACGGCATCACCGCCGAGGAGCTGCGCGGTCTGTACCGCGACATGGTGCTCACCCGACGCTTCGACGCCGAGGCCACCTCCCTGCAGCGCCAGGGCGAGCTGGGCCTGTGGGCCTCGCTGCTCGGCCAGGAGGCGGCGCAGATCGGTTCCGGCCGGGCGCTGCGCGACGACGACTACGTCTTCCCCACCTACCGCGAGCACGGCGTCGCCTGGTGCCGCGGGGTGGACCCGACCAACCTGCTCGGCATGTTCCGCGGCGTCAACAACGGCGGCTGGGACCCGAACGGCAACAACTTCCACCTGTACACGATCGTCATCGGCTCCCAGACCCTGCACGCCACGGGGTACGCGATGGGCGTCGCCAAGGACGGCGCGGACAGCGCGGTGATCGCCTACTTCGGCGACGGTGCCTCCAGCCAGGGCGACGTGGCCGAGGCCTTCACCTTCTCCGCGGTCTACAACGCCCCCGTGGTGTTCTTCTGCCAGAACAACCAGTGGGCGATCTCCGAGCCGACCGAGAAGCAGTCCCGCGTGCCGCTGTACCAGCGCGCGCAGGGGTTCGGCTTCCCGGGCGTGCGCGTGGACGGCAACGACGTGCTGGCGAACCTGGCCGTCACCAAGTGGGCCCTGGAGCGGGCCCGCGCCGGCGAGGGCCCGACGCTGGTCGAGGCGTTCACCTACCGCATGGGCGCGCACACCACCTCCGACGACCCGACCCGCTACCGCGGTGACGAGGAGCGCCTGGCCTGGGAGGCCAAGGACCCGATCCTGCGCCTTCGCCGCTACCTCGAGGCCTCGAACCACGCGGACGAGGGGTTCTTCGAGGAACTGGAGGCCGAGAGCGAGGCGTTGGGCAAACGCGTGCGCGAAGCGGTCCGTGCCATGCCGGACCCGGACCACTTCGCCATCTTCGAGAACGTCTACGCGGACGGACACGCCCTCGTCGACGAGGAGCGGGCACAGTTCGCCGCCTACCAGGCGTCGTTCGCGGACGAAGACGGGGGTAAGTGACATGGCGGAGAAGATGGCCCTGGCCAAGGCGATCAACGAGTCGCTGCGGCGTGCCCTGGACGCGGACCCGAAGGTCGTCGTCATGGGCGAGGACGTCGGCAAGCTCGGCGGCGTGTTCCGGGTGACGGACGGGCTGCAGAAGGACTTCGGCGAGAGCCGCGTCATCGACACCCCGCTCGCCGAGTCGGGCATCGTCGGCACGGCGATCGGCCTGGCCCTGCGCGGTTACCGCCCGGTGGTGGAGATCCAGTTCGACGGCTTCGTCTTCCCGGCGTACGACCAGATCGTCACGCAGCTCGCGAAGATGCACGCCCGCTCGCTGGGCAAGGTCAAGCTGCCGGTCGTCGTGCGCATCCCCTACGGCGGCGGCATCGGCGCGGTGGAGCACCACTCCGAGTCCCCCGAGTCGCTGTTCGCGCACGTGGCGGGCCTGAAGATCGTCAGCCCCTCCAACGCGTCGGACGCGTACTGGATGATGCAGCAGGCCGTCCAGAGCGACGACCCGGTGATCTTCTTCGAGCCCAAGCGGCGCTACTGGGACAAGGCCGAGGTGAACACCGAGGCGATCCCCGGCCCGCTGCACACCGCGCGCGTGGTGCGCGAGGGCGGCGACCTGACGCTGGCGGCCTACGGCCCGATGGTGAAGCTGTGCCAGGAGGTCGCGGACGCGGCGGCCGAGGAGGGCCGCTCCCTGGAGGTGCTGGACCTGCGTTCGGTCTCCCCGATCGACTTCGACTCGATCCAGGCGTCGGTGGAGAAGACGCGCCGCCTGGTCGTCGTCCACGAGGCGCCGGTGTTCTTCGGTTCCGGCGCGGAGATCGCCGCGCGGATCACGGAGCGCTGCTTCTACCACCTGGAGGCCCCGGTGCTGCGGGTGGGCGGCTACCACGCCCCGTACCCGCCGGCCCGCCTGGAGGAGTCCTACCTCCCGGACCTGGACCGGGTGCTGGACGCCGTCGACCGCTCGCTGGCGTACTGAGGAGAGGGTCGTGACGACGATGACGAACGCGTCCGTACGCGAGTTCAAGATGCCGGACGTGGGCGAGGGCCTCACCGAGGCCGAGATCCTCAAGTGGTACGTCCAGCCGGGTGACACGGTCACCGACGGCCAGGTGGTCTGCGAGGTCGAGACGGCGAAGGCGGCCGTCGAGCTGCCCATCCCCTACGACGGTGTGGTCCGCGAGCTGCGCTTCCCCGAGGGCACCACGGTGGACGTGGGCACGTCCATCATCGCGGTGGAGGTCGCGGGCGGCGCGGCGCCCGCGGCGGAGGCACCCGTCCCCGCCGCGCCGGAACAGGCGCCCGAGGAGCCGAAGGCCGAGGGCTCGGGCCGCCAGCCCGTACTGGTCGGCTACGGCGTGGCGACGTCCTCCACGCGCCGCCGCCCGCGCAAGGCCGCACCGGAGATGCCCGCCCGGCAGGCGGCGGCGGCCGTCCAGACGGAACTGAACGGCCACGCCCCGGCGCCGGCGCCCGTCGCCGAGCCGGTTCCGCAGCAGCGTCCGCTGGCCAAGCCGCCGGTGCGCAAGCTGGCGAAGGACCTCGGCGTCGACCTGGCCACGGTCACCCCGACCGGCCCGGACGGCATCATCACCCGCGAGGACGTCCACGCGGCGGTGGCGGCCCCGCCGGCGGCCCCGGCCCCGGAGCAGCCGGCGGTCCCGGCGCCCGCCCCCGCCCCGGCGGCGGCTCCCGCGCCGGTGGCGTACGACACCGCCCGCGAGACCCGTATCCCGGTCAAGGGCGTCCGCAAGGCCACGGCCGCGGCGATGGTCGGTTCGGCGTTCACCGCGCCGCACGTCACGGAGTTCGTGACGGTCGACGTGACGCGCACGATGAAGCTGGTGGAGGAGCTGAAGGAGGACAAGGAGTTCGCGGGCCTGCGCGTGAACCCCCTCCTGCTGATCGCCAAGGCCCTGCTGGTCGCGATCAGGCGCAACCCCGACATCAACGCCTCCTGGGACGAGGCGGCCCAGGAGATCGTGGTCAAGCACTACGTCAACCTGGGCATCGCGGCGGCCACCCCGCGCGGCCTGATCGTCCCGAACATCAAGGACGCCCACGCCAAGACGCTGCCCCAGCTCGCCGAGTCCCTGGGCGAACTGGTGTCCACGGCCCGGGAGGGCAGGACCTCCCCGTCCGCGATGCAGGGCGGCACGGTGACGATCACCAACGTCGGCGTCTTCGGCGTCGACACGGGCACGCCGATCCTCAACCCCGGCGAGTCCGCGATCCTCGCGGTCGGCGCGATCAAGCCCCAGCCGTGGGTCCACAAGGGCAAGGTGAAGCCCCGTCAGGTCACCACGCTCGCCCTGTCCTTCGACCACCGCCTCGTCGACGGCGAACTGGGCTCCAAGGTCCTGGCCGACGTGGCCGCGATCCTGGAGCAGCCGAAGCGCCTGATCACCTGGGCGTGAGTCCCGCGGGCCGGTGAGGCCCGGCACAGGAGGGGCGCCGCAACCCGTGTTGCGGCGCCCCTCCTGCCGTGACCGGCCCGGCCCCGACGGAGCACGCGCACCGGAGACACCTCCCCGGCCCCGCCCCCCCGGGAGGGCTCAGGAGCGTTCCCCGGAGAACAGTTCCAGGTCGATGTGCGGGGACAGCGCGCGGAGGAAGCCGGGCGCGTCGAAGACCTCTCCGGCGGAGGCGACTCCGGTCGTCCTGGTCCGTCCCGTGAGGATGCGGTCGACCGCCTCCACCGCGAGCGGCGCGGTGACGGCGTAGATGTCCCGGCCCCGTGCCACGGCGCGCCGCTCGCCGCCGCCGGAGCGCACGACCGCGTCGACGAGGAAGGTCTGACCGGACCGCCCGTGCTCGTCGGCCGCGGCCGGTTCCGGCGTGTCCGGGGCCGCGATGTCCCGGGCCGCCTCGACCGTCATGTAGGTGCGCACGTCGGGGACGGACAGGTGGCTGGGCACGGTGACGACGTCGGCCATCGTGAACTCCCCGACGACGGCCCGGGGACCCATCGGGTCGGGGAAGGGCCACTCCAGGGTGGGCAGGTCGTCCCGGTGGTACTCCAGCCGCCCGTTGCGGTAGCGGATGCTCCGGCCGTCCCGCCGCTGCCGGGAGACCGCGCCGGCGGCGCGCGTCCCGGCGGTGGGGTGCCACCCGCTCAGCCCGTAGGCGACGTGCGCCTCGTCGGCCGCCGTCCAGTCGCCCATCGCGGCGGTGATCAGCAGGTCGCCGAGGCCGCCGTAGAAGGCCATCGCGGGGACGACCACGGCTCCCGCGGCGCGGGCGCGGTCCGTGAAGTGCGCGAACGTGTCGACGTTGGCCTCGATCTCGGCCGCCACGTCCACGTACGGGATCCCGGCGCGCAGTGCCGCCTCGATCACGGGGGCGGCCGTCGTGGCGAAGGGACCGGCGCAGTTGATCACGGCGGCCGCGCCGGCCAGCGCCCGGTCGAGCGAGGCGGGGTCGTCGACCGCCGCCGGGCGGACGGCCGACCCGGTGCCGTACGCCAGTGCCTTCAGCCTGTCGGCGTCGCGGCCGGAGAGGACCGGGACGAACCCGCGCTCCCGCAACCGCTCCACCACGAAGCGCCCGGTGTGTCCGTACGCGCCGTACACCACGACCCCGAGACCCGCCGCCATGAGTGCTCCCCCTGCTCCGGTGATCCGTCCTGCTCCGTGGCGACCATCCTGGCGGGGGCGGGCGCCCCGCACGAGTGTCCGGAACGACACGCCCCGTACAATTCCGGACGTGGACACTGTCGCGCTGGCCGTCACCGACGGGATGCTTCACTTCGAACTGGCCCTGGCGCTGGAGGTGTTCGGCTCCGCCCCGGCCGGGGTGACGGGCCCCTGGTACGACCTCGTGGTCTGCGGGCCGGGCCCGGTGCGGGCCGGCCGGTTCCTGCTCGAACCCGACCACGGCCTCGACCGGCTCCCCCGTGCCGACACCGTGATCGTCCCGGGCTGGGCCGACGTCGACGAGGCCCCGCCCGCCGAGCTGGTCGACGCGGTGCGCGCGGCCCACGAGGCGGGCGCGCGCTTGGTCTCCCTGTGCACGGGCGCCTTCGTGCTGGCCGCCGCCGGCCTGCTGGACGGGCTCCGCGCGACCACGCACTGGGCGCACACCCGGGTCCTGGCCGAGCGCCACCCGGAGGTCGAGGTGGACCCGGACGTCCTCTACGTGGACAACGGCGGGGTGCTCACCTCCGCCGGCAAGGCCGCCGCCATGGACCTGTGCCTGCACCTGGTCCGCCTCGACCGCGGCTCGTCGGTCGCCAACGCGGTCGCCCGCCGCCTGGTCGTGCCGCCGCACCGGGACGGCGGCCAGGCCCAGTTCGTCACCACCCCGGTGCCCGCCCCGGACCACCACCCCCTCGCCGGGCTGCTCCCCTGGGCGCTCGAACGGCTCGACCGGCCGCTGACCGTGGAGGACCTGGCCCGCCGGGCGCGGATGAGCCCGCGTCACCTGGGCCGCCACTTCAGGGCCGTGACCGGCACCACCCCGTTGCAGTGGCTGCTGACCCAACGCGTCCGCCGTGCACAGGAGTTGCTGGAGACCACCGACGACGGCATCGACGCCGTCGCGGCGGCCGTCGGCATGGGCACCGC includes:
- a CDS encoding helix-turn-helix domain-containing protein, producing MDTVALAVTDGMLHFELALALEVFGSAPAGVTGPWYDLVVCGPGPVRAGRFLLEPDHGLDRLPRADTVIVPGWADVDEAPPAELVDAVRAAHEAGARLVSLCTGAFVLAAAGLLDGLRATTHWAHTRVLAERHPEVEVDPDVLYVDNGGVLTSAGKAAAMDLCLHLVRLDRGSSVANAVARRLVVPPHRDGGQAQFVTTPVPAPDHHPLAGLLPWALERLDRPLTVEDLARRARMSPRHLGRHFRAVTGTTPLQWLLTQRVRRAQELLETTDDGIDAVAAAVGMGTATTLRRHFNRTVGVPPDTYRRAFRSRNRPGPGDERHTAPEPAAGRTTTGAAART